In Sulfuritortus calidifontis, the sequence AGCGCGCCAAGCCGGGGTTTCAAGTCGTGAATCTGCGCCTTGGCATCTTCGTCGGCCGACGTTATGGCCTGGGCGTCCTGCCCATCCTGTTGCCCCGATTGAAGACCCATCTGGTGCCTTGGGTGGCCGGCGGCCGCACCGGCCTGCCGCTGATCGACGGCGAGGACATCGGCCAGGCCTTCGCCCTGGCAGCGACGACACCGGGCCTGAGCGATTACGAAGGCTTCAATATCGTCGGCCCGGAGATCCCCAGCGTGCGGCAAGCGATCGCGCACCTGCACACGAAATACGGCTATCCCCAGCCCCACTTCAGCGTGCCCTTCCCCGTCGCCTACGCCTTCGCCGGCCTGATGGAGGCCATCGATCCTCTGCTGCCTTGGGAGCCGCTGGTCACCCGCAGCATCATTCATCTACTGGAAGACACCGGGGCCGATAACGGCAAGGCCGAGCGCCTGCTTGGCTACCGACCTCGCCACCACTGGCAGGCCGCCATCGCCAAGCAGGTGGCCGAAATGGCGGAGCGCCAGACCTACCCGATGAAAATGTATCGGCCCATCTCTTGAAGCCCAGGCGTCCAGGCCCGATGATTAAGCCATTGATTGATCAACGGGCCCTAGCCATGTCCAGTAAAGGCGAAAAGACGCGCAGCGATATTATCGAAGCCGCCCAGAATCTCTTTTATCACCAGGGCTATCACTTCACCTCATTCAGCGACATCGTGGACAGCGCAGGCATCCTGCGCGGCAATATCTACCATTATTTCAAGACCAAGGACGACATCCTCGCCGCCGTCATCGATCAACACCTTGCCCGATTCACGGCCATGCTGGAAGGTTGGGAGAAGGAGTTGCGCGAGCCCAGGGCGCGGCTTATCCGGTTTACCGAAATGCTGATCGGCCGGCAGGATGACCTGGTCCACTATGGCTGCCCGGTCGGCACCCTGACCGGCGAACTGGGCAAGACCGCCGACACGCACAACCCCGCCAAGCCGCTGTTCGATCTCTTTCTGCAATGGCTAGCGCGGCAATTTGAAGCGTTGGGCTATGGCAGGGAAGCCGATACCTTGGCCCTGCACCTGCTCGGCCGCAGCCAGGGCATCACCGTCATGACCCATGTCTACCGCGACCCGAAACTGCTCAAGCGCGAGGTCACCCTGCTGCAAGGCTGGCTGACAGGGCTTGAACCACCCCGGGTCAAGGCAGCGGCCCGCCCAGCGCGCGCAAGAACTCGTTCCGGTACTGAGCGTCCTGCTTGAAGCAGCCGGTGTAGGCCTGGGTCACCACCCGCTCGTCGCCGCGCCGGTCCTCGCCAAGCAGCAGACACAGTTGCTCCGCCTCGATCACGCAGGCGGCCCCTTTGGCCTTGCCGTGAGTGATCAGGGCCTCGGCGATGTCCCGGGTCATCCATTCCTGGTAGGTGAAGCGATGGCCGATGGCATCGACCATGCGGGCGATGCGGCCGAAGCCGTGCAGCCGGCCGCCCGGGACATAGGCGACATGGGCGACGCCGCGGAAGGGCACCAGATGATGCGGACACACCCCATGTACGGCGATGCCGCGCACCACCACCATGTCGTCGCGCTCGTCCTGAAAACCCTCGCCCAGGGCCTCGCCCGGGTCCATGTCGTAACCGCCGAGCAGCCGCCGCTGCCAGAGCTCACGCACCCGTTGGGCGGTGCGGCCGGTATGCACCGCATCCGGCTCGACCCCGCAGGCACGCAAGAGATCGGTGATCGCCTGCTCGAAGGCGGCGACATCGAACTTGCCGCTGCGGGGGATGCCCAGGCTGCCGGGCCTGGGGGCGGGCATGCAATCGTGATCGGAACAGTCGGACATGGTCACCTCAAAGAAATCCGCGCCGGCGCAGCTGCCGGTTGTGCACCCCGGACAATAGCAACACGGCGGCCAGGGCGCCAAGCAAGGCGAGCAGCATGTCCCATTGGGTATCCCACACATCGCCCTGGGTGGCAAGGAAAGCCACCGCCTCGTCGCCGGAGGCGATGGCCACCCACCACTCGAGGAATTCGTAAAAGACACTGATCGACAGCGCCACGCACAGCACCAGGAAGGTCAGCCACTTACCCGGCCTCAGTGGCGAAGTGCGCAGCAGGATTTCACGAGCCAGGATGGCCGGTACGAGGCCCTGGGCGACATGGCCGACCCGATCATAGTGATTACGCGCCCAGCCGAACTCGGCCTGCAGCCACTCGAACAAGGGCATCTCCGAATAGGTGTAATGACCGCCGATCATCAGGATCACGGCATGCAACGCCATCAAGCCATAGGCCAGGCCGGTGAAGGGGAACGCCCGGTAGGTAAGCAGCAGCAACGGCAGGCCGATCAGCACCGGCAGCACTTCCAGAAACCAAGTGAAGCGATCTTTCGGCTCGTGGCCGGACCAGATAAGGACGAGCAGCACGATGAGCAGCAAGAACCAGAGGAAGGGACGATCGCGGGCGACCAGGCGGGACAGGCCGAGAAGTTTGCCATTGGGCATAAGGTCTCCTGCTTTGGCGTTGCTCCCATGTTGGCATAAAAAAGCCCGCCTGAAGCGGGCTTGGCTAACGAGGCTGATGCCTCAAGCGACCAGCATACCGACGGGATAGCCCAGGTCGCGCAACTGCTGCGAGGCCATGTCCAGCTCGGCGCTAGGCTTCCGGTCGGCACCGATCAGGACCATGGAGATCTGCCGATGCCGTTGGACATAACGCATCGCCTCCTCGGCCAGATCGCCTTCGGCCTGGGTCAGGCGGTAATCGATCCCGGCGCGTTCCAGCAATTGCAAAAACCTGCCCAAAAGGTGCAATGGCTCTTGCGGAGGCGAAGTCATCAAGATATCGAGCCGCTGGCTGAGCTGGCGGCAGATTTGCACCGCCGATGGCAACAAGGCCTTCTCCAGCCGCTTGCCATCGATAACCAGCAGGGCCACGCCCGGCTTGGCTCGGCGAGGGGCCGCAGACACCGGCGCGCTGCTCTGCATAGCGACCGGCACGGCCTGATAGATTGAGGATTCGCTTTCCGTTCTCACCATGTCACCGCAATACCCCGAACATCGTTGCCCACCACCCGCGCCGGCAAACGCTTGCGCGAGTCGATCGCCAGCCGCTGGAAATCGTCGATGACCAGCTCGGTGCCGACCGGGAAGGAAATCCCGCCGTGACCGAGCACCATGGCGCGCCAACCAATACCCTGCACCCGATAAAGGCCAATCCTGCGGCCGGCATGGTGCACCTCGACTATCGGCCGGCGTTCCTGCGAAGCAGCATCGAACCGGCGTTCGTTTTCCGTCTGAGCCATGTCTACCCCCACTCGATCGGGCCTGCTTCATGTACCGCCTGGCAAGCCCACTTAATGTTATGAGCCGGTCGGCAAAGCCAGCCTGCTCACGCTCTTCAACTTAGCCAAAGCATAGCGTGGGTCAATTAAAAGATTTTTACAGACCACCACGCGGGCCATAGCGGCCTTGTATGGCGGGCCTACTTGAGAAAGAGCTGGAGCAGTTCATTCAAGAAGCGCCGGCCGGTGGGGGTTGGCCGAATGCGCTCCTGTCCCCGCTCGAGCAGGCCGCGTGCCTCGGCCTCGGCCAATTCGGCCTCGACCTGGCTCAGGGGCAGGCCGGTCCGCTCCTGGAACAACCGCGAGTCGAAGCCCTCGGTCAGCCTCAGGGCATTCATCATGAACTCGAACGGCAGATCGCTACGCCGCAGCGATCGCTCCTCCGATACCCCGTCGGAACTGCCGGCCTTGCGCAGATAGTCTTCCGGATGTTTGACCCGCGCCTGGCGCAGGATCTTGTCGTGGAACGACAGCTTGGAATGGGCGCCGGCGCCGATGCCCAGATAGTCGCCGAACAGCCAGTAGTTCAGGTTGTGCCGGCAATGGCTGCCAGGCCGGGCGAAGGCCGAGGTCTCGTAATGCCCATAGCCGGCCTCCAGCAGCCGGGCCTCGACCCGCTCCTGCATGTCGGCAGCCAGTTCATCATCCGGCAGGGCCGGCGGATGGGCGGCAAAGACGGTGTTCGGCTCCAGGGTGAGGTGATAGGCGGAAAGGTGTGGCGACCCCAGGGCAATGGCCTGGCGCAGGTCGGCCTCGGCTTGGTCCAGGCTTTGGCCGGGCAGAGCGTACATGAGGTCGAGGTTGACGCTGTCGAACAGCGCCAGCGCCGCCTCAGCGGCGCGAACCGCCTCGGCCGCCGAATGGATGCGGCCGAGGGCACGCAGGTGATCGTCATTGAAGCTCTGGATGCCAAGCGAGAGCCGGTTCACTCCGGCCTGCCGGTAGCCCTGGAAACGCTCGCGCTCGAAGGTGCCGGGGTTGGCCTCCAGGGTGATCTCGGCCAGCGGGTTGAGCCGGGTCAGGGTACGCACCCGGGTCAGGATGGCGTCGATCGCCTCCGGCGAGAACAGGCTGGGCGTGCCGCCGCCGAAGAACACGGCCTCGATCGGCCGGCCCCAGATGGCAGGCAAGGCAGCCTCCAGATCGCGGCCGAGGGCCTCGACATAGCGCGCCTCTGGCAGACCTTCGCGTTGGGC encodes:
- a CDS encoding NAD-dependent epimerase/dehydratase family protein, with the protein product MQKILVAGATGFVGSHVLEALQGRDDVHLIAACRDPARLPDHFRGEVRAGDLRDPAYARAAVEGVDTLCLCAAWSSLWGNRENSERLFLQPVLQLIEAAEAAGVRRVINTSTTSAAAPEHSADPQSRGIPRSFWPHLGNVIAIEEALRERAKPGFQVVNLRLGIFVGRRYGLGVLPILLPRLKTHLVPWVAGGRTGLPLIDGEDIGQAFALAATTPGLSDYEGFNIVGPEIPSVRQAIAHLHTKYGYPQPHFSVPFPVAYAFAGLMEAIDPLLPWEPLVTRSIIHLLEDTGADNGKAERLLGYRPRHHWQAAIAKQVAEMAERQTYPMKMYRPIS
- a CDS encoding TetR/AcrR family transcriptional regulator, giving the protein MIKPLIDQRALAMSSKGEKTRSDIIEAAQNLFYHQGYHFTSFSDIVDSAGILRGNIYHYFKTKDDILAAVIDQHLARFTAMLEGWEKELREPRARLIRFTEMLIGRQDDLVHYGCPVGTLTGELGKTADTHNPAKPLFDLFLQWLARQFEALGYGREADTLALHLLGRSQGITVMTHVYRDPKLLKREVTLLQGWLTGLEPPRVKAAARPARARTRSGTERPA
- the folE gene encoding GTP cyclohydrolase I FolE; amino-acid sequence: MPAPRPGSLGIPRSGKFDVAAFEQAITDLLRACGVEPDAVHTGRTAQRVRELWQRRLLGGYDMDPGEALGEGFQDERDDMVVVRGIAVHGVCPHHLVPFRGVAHVAYVPGGRLHGFGRIARMVDAIGHRFTYQEWMTRDIAEALITHGKAKGAACVIEAEQLCLLLGEDRRGDERVVTQAYTGCFKQDAQYRNEFLRALGGPLP
- a CDS encoding DUF2238 domain-containing protein, which gives rise to MPNGKLLGLSRLVARDRPFLWFLLLIVLLVLIWSGHEPKDRFTWFLEVLPVLIGLPLLLLTYRAFPFTGLAYGLMALHAVILMIGGHYTYSEMPLFEWLQAEFGWARNHYDRVGHVAQGLVPAILAREILLRTSPLRPGKWLTFLVLCVALSISVFYEFLEWWVAIASGDEAVAFLATQGDVWDTQWDMLLALLGALAAVLLLSGVHNRQLRRRGFL
- a CDS encoding universal stress protein, with amino-acid sequence MVRTESESSIYQAVPVAMQSSAPVSAAPRRAKPGVALLVIDGKRLEKALLPSAVQICRQLSQRLDILMTSPPQEPLHLLGRFLQLLERAGIDYRLTQAEGDLAEEAMRYVQRHRQISMVLIGADRKPSAELDMASQQLRDLGYPVGMLVA
- the hemW gene encoding radical SAM family heme chaperone HemW; translation: MSNHPLIPPGGLALPPPLTLYIHLPWCVRKCPYCDFNSHAQREGLPEARYVEALGRDLEAALPAIWGRPIEAVFFGGGTPSLFSPEAIDAILTRVRTLTRLNPLAEITLEANPGTFERERFQGYRQAGVNRLSLGIQSFNDDHLRALGRIHSAAEAVRAAEAALALFDSVNLDLMYALPGQSLDQAEADLRQAIALGSPHLSAYHLTLEPNTVFAAHPPALPDDELAADMQERVEARLLEAGYGHYETSAFARPGSHCRHNLNYWLFGDYLGIGAGAHSKLSFHDKILRQARVKHPEDYLRKAGSSDGVSEERSLRRSDLPFEFMMNALRLTEGFDSRLFQERTGLPLSQVEAELAEAEARGLLERGQERIRPTPTGRRFLNELLQLFLK